The genomic window CGCGGTCAGGCTGGCGAAGCTGGACGGCCTCGGCACCCTGGGCCAGTTCGTCTACTACGACGCGATGGTGCTGCACGGACCCGGCGTCGGGGCCGACGGCTTCTACGGCATCCGCGACGCCGCGATGGCGTCCGCGGACACGGTCGCGGAGGGCGGCGACGAGAAGGCGTACCTGAACGCCTTCCTCGACGAGAGCAGGTCGGCGATCAAAGCGCGGAAGGTGCAGCGCGACACGACACGGATCGACACCGCGCAGCGGGTGTTCCTGCGTGAGGGAAACCTCGGCCTGGAGAAGCCGCTGGTGTGGCAGGTGTACGGCGAGACCTTCCGCATGGGCTGACGGGCGGGCGGGCGGCGGGCGCACCCGGAGCCCTCACCCCGTCCGGACCGCGGCACGGGGTGTGCCGGGGGCCGGCGGAGGGCCCCCGATCGTGCCCGGTTCGGGCCGGCGGTCAGCTCGCGTCGCGGCGGCCTCTGCGCATCCGCTCCCGCTCCTTCTCGGAGAGCCCGCCCCAGACGCCGAAACGCTCGTCGTGGGTGAGTGCGTACTCGAGGCAGGCCGTGCGGCCCTCGCAGGCGTTGCACAGCTGCTTGGCCTCGCGGGTGGAGCTTCCGGGTGCGGGGAAGAAGAACTCGGGCCCGGCCTGGGCGCACAGCGCCGTCTCCTGCCAGGGGAGCTCTTCGGTCGTCATGGTGTTGATCGGCATGAGAGACACGGTGCCCTGTCGCGATAAACAGGTGATCAACGATCGCTCGACGTCCGCGCCCGACGGCCGTGTGCGGGTCAGGGCATCGGTGCGGGCTTGATGATCGCGAACGCCGCGCCCGCCGGGTCGGCGAGGGTGGCGATCCGGCCGACCTGCTGGACATCGGTGGCGGGCATGGTCACCGTGCCGCCGAGGCGCTCCGCGTCGGCGACCGCCGCGTCGGCGTCCTCCACCGCGAAGTACGGCAGCCAGTGCGGTCCGGCCGCTGCCCGGTCCTTCGCCTGGTCGAGGGGCACGAGCCCGCCGAACGACGACATGTCGTCCTCGGTGCCGGCGGG from Streptomyces sp. NBC_01341 includes these protein-coding regions:
- a CDS encoding WhiB family transcriptional regulator, giving the protein MPINTMTTEELPWQETALCAQAGPEFFFPAPGSSTREAKQLCNACEGRTACLEYALTHDERFGVWGGLSEKERERMRRGRRDAS